A single region of the Lotus japonicus ecotype B-129 chromosome 4, LjGifu_v1.2 genome encodes:
- the LOC130715137 gene encoding membrane-bound O-acyltransferase gup1-like isoform X1, with protein MATSVTNNGSRSGQWQQKELFFLVTYAFIFYVIIIRRSLQLSHDHFKQLFGLRPGWLIPHRLNDVSDAQWRNFRGNLPVLSLVFGIFTLLATLMRAFFNLKVGGMSIVWLLFSLVYLSYLHGTCIIFVLSIATINFLIVKIFARKKYFPLVVWSYNIFFLLTNRIYEGYSFSIFGPQWGFLDNYRGSFRWHICFNFVVLRMISFGFDYHWRNQDSHFDQEKHQQRCHICKSGKACYQALQERSLQDDKFGYITYLCYLVYAPLYIAGPIISFNAFASQLDVPQNTNSVRNVILYGFRWVLSLLLVELMTHLFYYNAFANSGLWKQLSPMEVFIIGYGVLNFMWLKFLLIWRFFRFWSLVNGIETPENMPKCINNCHNLEGFWKNWHASFNKWLVRYMYIPLGGSRKKLLNVWVVFTFVAIWHDLEWKLLSWAWLTCLFFIPELVFKSATKAFQQAENSFGEFIFRELSAVAGAVTITCLMVANLVGFVIGPRGINWLLSSFLQKEGLPVLGGMLLTFYVGTKIMLHIDEAKQRLP; from the exons ATCATTTCAAACAACTATTTGGTTTACGCCCAGGATGGCTCATACCTCATCGCCTCAAT GATGTCTCAGATGCTCAGTGGAGGAATTTTCGAGGAAATTTACCTGTTCTTAGTCTTGTCTTTGGAATTTTCACTCTGCTGGCCACCTTGATGAGggctttttttaatttaaaagtgGGGGGAATGTCTATTGTCTggcttttgttttctttggtcTACCTATCATATCTGCATGGAACATG CATCATATTTGTCCTTTCAATAGCTACTATTAACTTTCTTATTGTGAAG ATATTTGCACGGAAAAAGTACTTTCCACTTGTTGTTTGGAGTTACAATATATTTTTCCTTCTCACTAATCGGATTTATGAAGGATATTCATTCTCTATATTTGG ACCACAATGGGGATTTTTGGACAATTACCGGGGCAGTTTTAGGTGGCACATATGTTTCAACTTTG TTGTTTTGCGCATGATAAGCTTTGGATTTGATTATCATTGGAGAAATCAAGATTCTCATTTTGATCAGGAG AAACATCAACAACGTTGTCATATTTGTAAATCAGGAAAAGCATGCTATCAAGCTTTACAG GAGAGAAGTCTACAGGATGACAAGTTCGGATATATCACATACCTTTGTTATTTGGTGTATGCACCACTTTATATTGCTGGTCCAATAATTAGCTTCAATGCTTTTGCCTCACAG CTAGATGTTCCTCAGAATACAAATTCAGTTAGAAATGTGATACTCTACGGTTTCCGTTGGGTTTTAAGTCTTCTCCTTGTGGAATTAATGACACATCTATTCTATTATAATGCCTTTGCTAATAG TGGTTTGTGGAAGCAATTATCTCCTATGGAAGTGTTCATCATTGGATATGGG gtctTAAACTTCATGTGGCTAAAATTTTTACTGATCTGGCGCTTCTTCCGTTTCTGGTCACTG GTAAACGGAATTGAGACCCCGGAGAATATGCCAAAATGCATTAATAATTGCCACAACTTGGAAGGCTTTTGGAAAAATTGGCATGCTTCCTTTAACAAGTGGCTTGTGAG GTATATGTACATTCCTCTAGGAGGATCTCGGAAAAAGCTACTAAATGTATGGGTTGTATTCACATTTGTTGCTATATGGCATGATTTAGAGTG GAAGCTTCTTTCATGGGCATGGTTGACATGTTTATTCTTTATCCCTGAGTTGGTTTTTAAATCAGCTACAAAAGCATTTCAG CAGGCTGAAAATTCTTTTGGGGAATTCATATTTCGTGAACTCAGTGCTGTTGCTGGTGCAGTCACAATTACTTGCCTCATG GTGGCAAATCTGGTTGGTTTTGTTATTGGACCAAGAGGCATTAACTGGTTGCTTTCTTCTTTCCTTCAAAAGGAAG GGTTGCCGGTCCTTGGCGGCATGCTTTTAACATTTTACGTTGGAACAAAG ATTATGTTGCACATAGATGAAGCAAAGCAAAGGTTGCCTTGA
- the LOC130715137 gene encoding membrane-bound O-acyltransferase gup1-like isoform X2: MATSVTNNGSRSGQWQQKELFFLVTYAFIFYVIIIRRSLQLSHDHFKQLFGLRPGWLIPHRLNDVSDAQWRNFRGNLPVLSLVFGIFTLLATLMRAFFNLKVGGMSIVWLLFSLVYLSYLHGTCIIFVLSIATINFLIVKIFARKKYFPLVVWSYNIFFLLTNRIYEGYSFSIFGPQWGFLDNYRGSFRWHICFNFVVLRMISFGFDYHWRNQDSHFDQEKHQQRCHICKSGKACYQALQERSLQDDKFGYITYLCYLVYAPLYIAGPIISFNAFASQLDVPQNTNSVRNVILYGFRWVLSLLLVELMTHLFYYNAFANSGLWKQLSPMEVFIIGYGVLNFMWLKFLLIWRFFRFWSLVNGIETPENMPKCINNCHNLEGFWKNWHASFNKWLVRYMYIPLGGSRKKLLNVWVVFTFVAIWHDLEWKLLSWAWLTCLFFIPELVFKSATKAFQAENSFGEFIFRELSAVAGAVTITCLMVANLVGFVIGPRGINWLLSSFLQKEGLPVLGGMLLTFYVGTKIMLHIDEAKQRLP, translated from the exons ATCATTTCAAACAACTATTTGGTTTACGCCCAGGATGGCTCATACCTCATCGCCTCAAT GATGTCTCAGATGCTCAGTGGAGGAATTTTCGAGGAAATTTACCTGTTCTTAGTCTTGTCTTTGGAATTTTCACTCTGCTGGCCACCTTGATGAGggctttttttaatttaaaagtgGGGGGAATGTCTATTGTCTggcttttgttttctttggtcTACCTATCATATCTGCATGGAACATG CATCATATTTGTCCTTTCAATAGCTACTATTAACTTTCTTATTGTGAAG ATATTTGCACGGAAAAAGTACTTTCCACTTGTTGTTTGGAGTTACAATATATTTTTCCTTCTCACTAATCGGATTTATGAAGGATATTCATTCTCTATATTTGG ACCACAATGGGGATTTTTGGACAATTACCGGGGCAGTTTTAGGTGGCACATATGTTTCAACTTTG TTGTTTTGCGCATGATAAGCTTTGGATTTGATTATCATTGGAGAAATCAAGATTCTCATTTTGATCAGGAG AAACATCAACAACGTTGTCATATTTGTAAATCAGGAAAAGCATGCTATCAAGCTTTACAG GAGAGAAGTCTACAGGATGACAAGTTCGGATATATCACATACCTTTGTTATTTGGTGTATGCACCACTTTATATTGCTGGTCCAATAATTAGCTTCAATGCTTTTGCCTCACAG CTAGATGTTCCTCAGAATACAAATTCAGTTAGAAATGTGATACTCTACGGTTTCCGTTGGGTTTTAAGTCTTCTCCTTGTGGAATTAATGACACATCTATTCTATTATAATGCCTTTGCTAATAG TGGTTTGTGGAAGCAATTATCTCCTATGGAAGTGTTCATCATTGGATATGGG gtctTAAACTTCATGTGGCTAAAATTTTTACTGATCTGGCGCTTCTTCCGTTTCTGGTCACTG GTAAACGGAATTGAGACCCCGGAGAATATGCCAAAATGCATTAATAATTGCCACAACTTGGAAGGCTTTTGGAAAAATTGGCATGCTTCCTTTAACAAGTGGCTTGTGAG GTATATGTACATTCCTCTAGGAGGATCTCGGAAAAAGCTACTAAATGTATGGGTTGTATTCACATTTGTTGCTATATGGCATGATTTAGAGTG GAAGCTTCTTTCATGGGCATGGTTGACATGTTTATTCTTTATCCCTGAGTTGGTTTTTAAATCAGCTACAAAAGCATTTCAG GCTGAAAATTCTTTTGGGGAATTCATATTTCGTGAACTCAGTGCTGTTGCTGGTGCAGTCACAATTACTTGCCTCATG GTGGCAAATCTGGTTGGTTTTGTTATTGGACCAAGAGGCATTAACTGGTTGCTTTCTTCTTTCCTTCAAAAGGAAG GGTTGCCGGTCCTTGGCGGCATGCTTTTAACATTTTACGTTGGAACAAAG ATTATGTTGCACATAGATGAAGCAAAGCAAAGGTTGCCTTGA
- the LOC130715137 gene encoding membrane-bound O-acyltransferase gup1-like isoform X3 codes for MAHTSSPQYAQWRNFRGNLPVLSLVFGIFTLLATLMRAFFNLKVGGMSIVWLLFSLVYLSYLHGTCIIFVLSIATINFLIVKIFARKKYFPLVVWSYNIFFLLTNRIYEGYSFSIFGPQWGFLDNYRGSFRWHICFNFVVLRMISFGFDYHWRNQDSHFDQEKHQQRCHICKSGKACYQALQERSLQDDKFGYITYLCYLVYAPLYIAGPIISFNAFASQLDVPQNTNSVRNVILYGFRWVLSLLLVELMTHLFYYNAFANSGLWKQLSPMEVFIIGYGVLNFMWLKFLLIWRFFRFWSLVNGIETPENMPKCINNCHNLEGFWKNWHASFNKWLVRYMYIPLGGSRKKLLNVWVVFTFVAIWHDLEWKLLSWAWLTCLFFIPELVFKSATKAFQQAENSFGEFIFRELSAVAGAVTITCLMVANLVGFVIGPRGINWLLSSFLQKEGLPVLGGMLLTFYVGTKIMLHIDEAKQRLP; via the exons ATGGCTCATACCTCATCGCCTCAAT ATGCTCAGTGGAGGAATTTTCGAGGAAATTTACCTGTTCTTAGTCTTGTCTTTGGAATTTTCACTCTGCTGGCCACCTTGATGAGggctttttttaatttaaaagtgGGGGGAATGTCTATTGTCTggcttttgttttctttggtcTACCTATCATATCTGCATGGAACATG CATCATATTTGTCCTTTCAATAGCTACTATTAACTTTCTTATTGTGAAG ATATTTGCACGGAAAAAGTACTTTCCACTTGTTGTTTGGAGTTACAATATATTTTTCCTTCTCACTAATCGGATTTATGAAGGATATTCATTCTCTATATTTGG ACCACAATGGGGATTTTTGGACAATTACCGGGGCAGTTTTAGGTGGCACATATGTTTCAACTTTG TTGTTTTGCGCATGATAAGCTTTGGATTTGATTATCATTGGAGAAATCAAGATTCTCATTTTGATCAGGAG AAACATCAACAACGTTGTCATATTTGTAAATCAGGAAAAGCATGCTATCAAGCTTTACAG GAGAGAAGTCTACAGGATGACAAGTTCGGATATATCACATACCTTTGTTATTTGGTGTATGCACCACTTTATATTGCTGGTCCAATAATTAGCTTCAATGCTTTTGCCTCACAG CTAGATGTTCCTCAGAATACAAATTCAGTTAGAAATGTGATACTCTACGGTTTCCGTTGGGTTTTAAGTCTTCTCCTTGTGGAATTAATGACACATCTATTCTATTATAATGCCTTTGCTAATAG TGGTTTGTGGAAGCAATTATCTCCTATGGAAGTGTTCATCATTGGATATGGG gtctTAAACTTCATGTGGCTAAAATTTTTACTGATCTGGCGCTTCTTCCGTTTCTGGTCACTG GTAAACGGAATTGAGACCCCGGAGAATATGCCAAAATGCATTAATAATTGCCACAACTTGGAAGGCTTTTGGAAAAATTGGCATGCTTCCTTTAACAAGTGGCTTGTGAG GTATATGTACATTCCTCTAGGAGGATCTCGGAAAAAGCTACTAAATGTATGGGTTGTATTCACATTTGTTGCTATATGGCATGATTTAGAGTG GAAGCTTCTTTCATGGGCATGGTTGACATGTTTATTCTTTATCCCTGAGTTGGTTTTTAAATCAGCTACAAAAGCATTTCAG CAGGCTGAAAATTCTTTTGGGGAATTCATATTTCGTGAACTCAGTGCTGTTGCTGGTGCAGTCACAATTACTTGCCTCATG GTGGCAAATCTGGTTGGTTTTGTTATTGGACCAAGAGGCATTAACTGGTTGCTTTCTTCTTTCCTTCAAAAGGAAG GGTTGCCGGTCCTTGGCGGCATGCTTTTAACATTTTACGTTGGAACAAAG ATTATGTTGCACATAGATGAAGCAAAGCAAAGGTTGCCTTGA